One Kitasatospora sp. NBC_01287 DNA window includes the following coding sequences:
- a CDS encoding DNA-binding protein has protein sequence MDSGKTGQVEVCEERGMTAREVLDLPVTINVVTAARALGMGPNKAYQLVRSGEFPVDMITVGGTKRVLTAALWKFLQLDGLAVQR, from the coding sequence ATGGACAGTGGCAAGACCGGCCAGGTCGAGGTGTGCGAGGAGCGCGGCATGACGGCGCGGGAGGTCCTGGACCTTCCGGTGACCATCAATGTCGTCACTGCGGCTCGCGCACTGGGGATGGGGCCGAACAAGGCGTACCAGCTGGTCCGAAGCGGGGAGTTCCCCGTGGACATGATCACGGTGGGCGGCACCAAGAGGGTGCTGACTGCTGCCTTGTGGAAGTTCCTCCAGCTGGACGGGCTTGCCGTGCAACGATGA
- a CDS encoding recombinase zinc beta ribbon domain-containing protein has product MPPRLFGFADFSKSALHDEEAAIVFELAKRRADGEVYAGGAVFLATAGFVGTLGAPFTSQTVARLLTNPAIAGLKKDANGDLVPAGHPAMIPPELFRVILAMHSDSARAERSEDYDYLLTAVDLTVCGRCGAPMVGLRSSAGKPGYCCPDGPRQDRPGKCGRVRVAADLLEDHVGEQVLARLMLPATRADLEKARTVLAAQLDADRIRVKEIAESMQELAAMVVRRELQAKDLKKAKAEAAEETKTLNRRIRWMERAVAAPITGEVEELVAWWNSAPTEARSGLALLMLHRIDIHPGGQGVRSIKPGRVVLWWRNEAPPAPIVLAE; this is encoded by the coding sequence ATGCCACCGAGACTGTTCGGGTTCGCCGATTTCAGCAAGAGCGCCCTTCATGACGAGGAAGCGGCGATCGTCTTCGAGCTGGCGAAGCGCCGCGCCGACGGCGAGGTCTACGCGGGCGGGGCGGTTTTCCTGGCCACCGCCGGCTTCGTGGGTACCCTCGGTGCCCCGTTCACCTCGCAGACCGTGGCCCGCCTGCTGACCAACCCCGCCATCGCCGGGTTGAAGAAGGACGCGAACGGGGACCTCGTCCCGGCAGGCCATCCCGCGATGATCCCCCCCGAGCTGTTCCGGGTGATCCTGGCGATGCACTCCGACTCCGCCAGGGCTGAACGCTCCGAGGACTACGACTACCTGCTCACCGCTGTCGACCTCACGGTGTGCGGCCGCTGCGGCGCTCCGATGGTCGGCCTGCGCTCGTCGGCGGGCAAGCCCGGCTACTGCTGTCCGGACGGACCCCGCCAGGACCGGCCCGGCAAGTGCGGCAGAGTGCGGGTGGCCGCCGACCTCTTGGAGGACCATGTCGGCGAGCAGGTCCTTGCCCGCCTCATGCTGCCCGCCACCCGTGCCGACCTGGAGAAGGCCCGCACGGTGCTCGCCGCACAGTTGGACGCCGACCGGATCCGCGTGAAGGAGATCGCCGAGTCGATGCAGGAGCTGGCGGCGATGGTGGTCCGCCGCGAACTCCAGGCCAAGGACCTGAAGAAGGCCAAGGCCGAGGCTGCGGAGGAGACCAAGACCCTCAACCGCCGCATCCGCTGGATGGAGCGGGCCGTTGCCGCACCGATCACCGGCGAGGTCGAGGAACTGGTCGCGTGGTGGAACTCCGCGCCCACCGAAGCCCGTTCGGGTCTCGCACTGCTCATGCTCCACCGCATCGACATCCACCCCGGCGGTCAGGGAGTGCGCAGCATCAAGCCCGGCAGGGTCGTGCTGTGGTGGCGCAACGAGGCCCCTCCGGCGCCGATCGTGCTGGCGGAGTGA